The Christiangramia flava JLT2011 genome has a segment encoding these proteins:
- a CDS encoding lysophospholipid acyltransferase family protein, with product MKKLLSYPLSILFYLFFGITLVIFHPIQWLCLKLGGYEAHKRSVDIFNFCLMRCLNILGTRFSVENQYDIPRDKTVIFVANHQGMYDIPPIIWYFRIHHPKFVSKKELGKGIPSISFNLRHGGSVLIDRKNRREALVKMSKFADYLAETKRSAVIFPEGTRSRTGEPKKFQVNGLLMLFKKLPDAVVVPITINNSWKLFKHGNYPIDVGVHVRLKTHKPIPVNSQEAESLVAEVERTITADII from the coding sequence ATGAAGAAACTACTCTCTTACCCGCTATCGATCCTGTTCTACCTGTTCTTCGGAATAACACTGGTGATCTTTCATCCCATCCAGTGGCTCTGCCTGAAGCTAGGAGGATATGAAGCGCACAAACGAAGCGTGGACATCTTCAATTTCTGCCTCATGCGCTGCCTGAATATTTTGGGAACCCGCTTCAGTGTGGAAAATCAATATGATATCCCACGTGACAAAACCGTGATTTTCGTGGCGAATCACCAGGGAATGTATGATATCCCACCAATTATTTGGTATTTCAGAATACACCATCCAAAATTTGTTTCCAAAAAAGAACTCGGAAAAGGGATTCCCAGTATTAGTTTCAACCTGAGACACGGAGGTTCCGTATTGATCGATCGCAAAAATCGCCGTGAAGCACTGGTCAAAATGAGCAAGTTTGCAGATTATCTGGCCGAAACTAAACGTTCTGCCGTTATCTTTCCGGAAGGCACCAGAAGCCGAACCGGTGAACCAAAAAAGTTCCAGGTGAACGGACTGCTCATGCTCTTTAAAAAACTGCCAGATGCGGTCGTCGTACCCATCACCATCAATAATTCCTGGAAATTATTCAAACACGGCAATTATCCTATAGACGTGGGCGTACACGTACGGCTGAAAACCCATAAACCGATCCCGGTAAATTCCCAGGAAGCAGAAAGCCTGGTAGCTGAAGTGGAGCGCACGATCACCGCAGACATCATTTAA
- a CDS encoding BrxA/BrxB family bacilliredoxin, producing MYPADLVKPMREDLTSIGFEELHTVEAVHEAMKKEGTTLMVVNSVCGCAAANARPGARLSLQNAKKPDNLFTVFAGVDKEATEQARDYMVPFPPSSPSMALFRDGELVHMLERHHIEGRPAEMIAENLIGAYNEFC from the coding sequence ATGTATCCAGCAGATTTAGTAAAACCGATGCGTGAAGACCTTACCAGCATTGGTTTTGAAGAATTGCATACAGTTGAAGCGGTTCATGAAGCCATGAAAAAAGAAGGAACTACCCTGATGGTAGTGAATTCGGTTTGTGGATGTGCTGCTGCAAATGCCCGTCCAGGAGCTCGTCTTTCGTTACAAAACGCTAAAAAACCTGATAATTTATTCACGGTTTTCGCAGGTGTGGACAAAGAAGCTACAGAACAGGCTCGCGATTATATGGTTCCATTCCCTCCATCGTCGCCATCTATGGCGCTTTTCAGAGACGGGGAACTGGTTCATATGTTGGAGCGCCATCATATTGAAGGGCGTCCGGCTGAAATGATTGCAGAAAACCTTATCGGTGCTTACAACGAATTCTGCTAA
- a CDS encoding PA0069 family radical SAM protein yields MEEFQKGRGAQINISNRFLENSHEDRDDFLNYCAAEGDEPHDTRTSIIETFPKTIVNKVTSPDVGMNFSLNPYQGCEHGCIYCYARNSHEYWGFSAGKDFEQKILVKRNAVALLEKKLSSKSWKAEPIVVSGNTDCYQPVEKKLEITRNLLKTFLKYRHPVGMITKNSLVLRDLDILKELAADNLVHINISITSLQEHTRRILEPRTASIPKRLKTVETLSNNGIPVSVMMAPIIPSINNHEIMPLVKEIAERGALGVGYTIVRLNGAIGEIFTDWVRKALPERADKVLHQIEQIHGGSLNDSRFGVRMKGEGEFADQVKQQFKIARKLYLGDRSSKPLNCELHEQYKTGQMKLF; encoded by the coding sequence ATGGAAGAATTTCAGAAAGGAAGAGGAGCGCAGATCAATATTTCCAATCGGTTTTTGGAAAATTCGCATGAAGATCGGGATGATTTTCTGAATTATTGCGCGGCAGAAGGAGATGAGCCTCATGATACCAGGACGAGCATCATCGAGACCTTTCCGAAGACGATCGTGAATAAGGTCACCAGTCCCGATGTAGGAATGAACTTTTCTTTAAACCCTTACCAGGGCTGTGAACATGGTTGTATTTATTGCTATGCCAGGAATTCACATGAATACTGGGGTTTTAGTGCCGGAAAGGATTTCGAGCAGAAAATACTGGTCAAACGCAATGCGGTTGCCCTTTTGGAGAAAAAGCTCAGCAGTAAATCCTGGAAGGCGGAACCTATCGTCGTTTCGGGAAATACTGATTGTTACCAGCCGGTGGAAAAAAAGCTGGAGATCACCAGGAATTTGCTGAAGACTTTTCTGAAGTACCGCCACCCCGTAGGAATGATCACCAAAAATTCCCTGGTACTTCGTGATCTGGATATTTTAAAAGAATTGGCGGCAGATAACCTGGTGCACATCAATATTTCCATCACTTCTTTACAAGAGCATACGCGCCGCATCCTGGAACCCAGAACGGCAAGCATTCCGAAAAGACTGAAAACAGTGGAGACCCTGTCAAATAATGGCATTCCTGTGAGTGTGATGATGGCACCTATCATTCCTTCCATCAACAATCATGAGATCATGCCGCTGGTGAAGGAAATTGCGGAAAGGGGAGCCCTGGGAGTGGGGTATACCATCGTTCGGTTAAATGGAGCTATTGGAGAAATTTTTACTGACTGGGTGCGGAAGGCGCTTCCGGAAAGAGCAGATAAAGTCTTGCATCAAATCGAGCAGATCCATGGGGGAAGTTTGAATGATAGCCGATTCGGCGTTCGTATGAAAGGAGAAGGTGAGTTTGCCGATCAGGTGAAGCAGCAGTTTAAGATCGCCAGGAAACTATACCTTGGAGATCGAAGCTCCAAACCTCTGAATTGCGAACTTCATGAACAATATAAAACCGGGCAGATGAAACTTTTTTAA
- a CDS encoding TerB family tellurite resistance protein, translating into MIKWLAAVFGYMYARFPGAILGFIIGTLLDNYVRSSGGIFSSLFSERKPEVSPGDFELNLLSLCSIVIKADGHVSQTELDYVRAYFVRAYGKERANATFRTFNEVVKNRQVSASRIARYLAARTKYPTRLQIVHFLFGIAQADGRVSESESNVIREIAGYLQLGRSDFESIKAMFFKNTDSAYTILEIDKNATDAEVKKAYRKMAKKYHPDKLGHMDEAYRKGAEEKFRKVQEAYEQIQKERGF; encoded by the coding sequence ATGATTAAATGGCTGGCCGCAGTTTTTGGGTATATGTATGCCCGCTTTCCTGGCGCTATTTTGGGATTCATCATTGGTACACTGCTGGATAATTATGTTCGTTCCAGTGGTGGCATCTTCAGTTCTCTGTTTAGCGAGCGCAAGCCGGAGGTTTCTCCAGGTGATTTTGAATTGAATCTACTTTCGTTATGTTCCATTGTGATCAAGGCAGATGGTCATGTTTCTCAAACCGAACTGGATTACGTGCGTGCCTATTTCGTGCGCGCCTACGGAAAGGAACGAGCCAATGCCACTTTTCGCACTTTTAATGAAGTGGTGAAGAACCGGCAGGTTTCTGCTTCGAGGATCGCCCGCTACCTGGCTGCCAGGACGAAGTATCCTACGAGGCTGCAAATTGTGCATTTTTTGTTCGGAATAGCCCAGGCAGATGGTCGCGTGAGCGAATCTGAATCGAACGTGATCCGGGAAATTGCCGGTTACCTGCAATTAGGCCGAAGTGATTTTGAAAGTATCAAGGCCATGTTCTTTAAGAATACAGACAGTGCGTATACGATCCTGGAAATCGATAAAAACGCTACAGATGCCGAGGTGAAGAAAGCCTACCGGAAAATGGCCAAAAAATACCATCCTGATAAACTGGGACATATGGATGAGGCTTACCGTAAAGGAGCAGAGGAGAAATTCCGAAAAGTACAGGAGGCTTATGAACAGATTCAGAAGGAACGCGGCTTCTAA
- a CDS encoding enoyl-CoA hydratase/isomerase family protein, which yields MSYYNISEELEDAILTIRIDRPKKLNALNRETIQELHEALKEAREDEEVKVIILTGAGEKAFVAGADISEFADFSPKEGKRLAAEGQEKLFNYVAEFPKPIIAAINGFALGGGLELAMAAHFRIASDNAKMGLPETSLGVIPGYGGTQRLPQLVGKGRAMEMIMTAGMIDANQALQYNLVNHVTEVEDLLDFTKEIARKILRNSTVAICNAISAINANYEAGKDGFGVEIDMFGKSFGTEDFKEGTTAFLNKRKAEFPGK from the coding sequence ATGAGTTACTACAATATTTCCGAAGAACTGGAAGATGCGATTTTAACGATCAGGATAGACCGTCCCAAAAAACTCAATGCGCTTAACCGGGAGACCATCCAGGAGCTGCATGAGGCTTTGAAGGAGGCCAGGGAGGATGAAGAGGTGAAAGTGATCATTTTGACCGGGGCAGGGGAGAAAGCATTTGTAGCCGGTGCCGATATTAGTGAATTTGCTGATTTTTCACCGAAGGAAGGAAAAAGGCTGGCGGCCGAAGGACAAGAGAAATTGTTCAATTACGTGGCAGAATTTCCGAAGCCGATAATTGCAGCGATCAACGGTTTTGCGCTGGGTGGCGGTTTGGAACTGGCAATGGCAGCTCATTTCAGGATCGCCAGCGACAATGCAAAAATGGGCCTTCCGGAGACTTCACTCGGGGTGATCCCTGGATATGGCGGAACACAGCGATTACCGCAATTGGTTGGTAAAGGTCGAGCCATGGAAATGATCATGACAGCAGGAATGATCGATGCCAATCAGGCACTTCAGTATAACCTGGTGAATCATGTGACCGAAGTGGAGGATTTGTTGGATTTCACTAAAGAAATCGCTCGTAAAATCCTTAGAAATTCGACCGTTGCCATTTGCAATGCGATTTCGGCGATCAACGCCAATTATGAGGCCGGAAAAGACGGTTTCGGGGTGGAGATCGATATGTTCGGAAAGTCTTTCGGAACCGAAGATTTTAAAGAAGGCACCACCGCATTTTTGAACAAGCGAAAAGCCGAATTTCCAGGAAAATAA
- a CDS encoding HD domain-containing protein — MTEKDLILETIDFVKTSLQHAEGGHDWFHIHRVFKNAQLIARDEQANELVVQLGALLHDIADSKFHNGDESVGPRMAREFLESKKADPTVIEHVVKIIENVSFKGGNTNQQFHSIELDIIQDADRLDALGAIGIARTFNYGGFKGRALYDPEIEPKLDMTKEEYKASTAPTINHFYEKLLLLKGRMNTETGRRIAADRHRFMENYLKQFYAEWNGET; from the coding sequence ATGACCGAAAAAGACCTGATCCTCGAAACCATAGATTTCGTTAAAACAAGCCTTCAACATGCCGAAGGTGGACACGACTGGTTCCATATTCATCGCGTTTTCAAGAATGCACAGCTAATTGCCAGAGACGAGCAGGCCAATGAGCTCGTCGTACAGCTGGGCGCACTCCTCCACGATATTGCCGATTCTAAATTTCACAACGGTGATGAAAGCGTGGGTCCAAGAATGGCCAGAGAGTTTCTGGAATCTAAAAAAGCTGATCCTACCGTGATAGAACACGTAGTGAAGATCATTGAAAATGTGTCTTTTAAAGGCGGAAATACCAATCAGCAATTTCACTCCATCGAACTGGATATCATTCAGGATGCCGACAGGCTGGACGCGCTTGGTGCCATAGGCATTGCCAGGACCTTTAATTACGGAGGTTTCAAAGGAAGGGCTCTTTATGATCCTGAGATTGAGCCAAAGCTGGACATGACCAAAGAAGAATACAAAGCTTCCACCGCGCCTACCATCAATCATTTTTATGAAAAGCTCTTATTGCTGAAGGGCCGTATGAATACCGAAACCGGCCGGCGAATCGCGGCAGATAGACACCGTTTTATGGAAAACTATCTGAAGCAGTTCTATGCCGAATGGAATGGCGAAACTTAA